AACATCCGCACCGGCCTGCGCCAGAAGGTGGCCTCTGCGCTTGCCGAGCATCATCTGGTGGCCGATATCGCCTGGGCGGTGGCGGCGTACTGGCAGGCGACGGGTGACGATGTGTTTATGGCGCATGAAGGCCGCGAACTGCTTGAAGAGACCGCGCGCTTCTGGCTGAGTCGCGCACAGACGGTGAACGGGCGGCTGGAGCTGCACGATGTCATCGGCCCCGATGAATACACCGAGCACATTAACAACAACGCTTACACCAGCTATCTGGCACACCACAATGTCGCGCTGGCGCGGGATATCCGCCGCCGGTTCGGTATACCGGACGATGCGTTGACGGCGCAGTGCGACGATTTTCTCGCGCGGCTGTATCTGCCTGTGGCGCGCAAAGATGGCGTTATTCCGCAGGACGATACGTTCTTTAGCAAACCGACCATTGATCTTACGCGCTACCGTGCTAGCGCAGGCAGCCAGTCGGTGCTGCTTGATTACTCGCGGGCGGAAGTGAACGAGATGCAGATCCTTAAGCAGGCGGATGTGGTGATGCTGCTCTATATGCTGCCGTGGCGGTTTGATAGCGCGACGGTGGCGGCGAATCTCGACTACTACGAGCCGCGTACCATTCATGATTCTTCACTCAGCAAAGCCATTCACGGCATCGTCGCGGCCCGTTGCGGGCGGCGCGATGAGGCGTATGGCTTCTGGCGCGCCGGCTGTGAGATCGATCTCGGTGATGCGCCGCACAGCAGCGACGACGGTATTCATGCGGCCGCGACCGGTGCCATCTGGCTTGGCGCAGTCGTGGGGTTCGCAGGCGTCAGCGTCAAAGAGGGGGAACTTTATGTGACGCCGTCACTTCCGGCGCAGTGGCGTCGTCTGGCGTTTCCCTTCTGCTGGCAGGGGCAGCAGCTTCATTTTGAGATAACGCAGGCGTCCCTGACGGTCAGAAGTGCTCACGCCGTCAGGATGTTCATTAACGATACGGAACAGGAAATTCACGGCGAGCGTGTTTTCCCTCTGCCGGACAGCGCGGGCAGGGAGGCGAAATGAAACCGGACGCCGTGATTTTCGATCTCGATGGCGTGATTACCGACACCGCCCATCTGCACTTTGTCGCCTGGCGGCAGGTGGCGGCAGACGTAGGGATTGCCATCGACGAGCAGTTTAATCAGCAGCTCAAGGGCATCAGTCGGATGGGCTCGCTGGAGCGCATTCTCGCCAGGGGAGGTAAAGCCGATGCCTTCAGCGAGGCGGAAAAAGCGTCGCTCGCCAGCCGTAAAAACGCGCTTTACGTTGAATCGTTACGCATGCTGACGCCGCAGGCGGTGCTGCCCGGCATTGCCTCGCTGCTGGCGGCGCTGCGCCAGGAAGGAATTAGGATCGGGCTTGCCTCGGTGTCGCTCAACGCGCCCGCGATTTTGCAGGCGCTCGGCCTTGCCGCACAGTTCGACTTCTGCGCCGACGCCGCAAGGCTTATGCACTCCAAGCCCGACCCGGAGATTTTTCTTTCCGCCTGTGCCGGGCTTGGCGTGGCGGCGGCGCGTTGTATCGGCGTGGAGGATGCGCAGGCGGGTGTCGACGCTATCAACGCCTGTGGCATGACGTCCGTAGGCATCGGCGCAGAGCTGCGCGGCGCGCAGCTGCGGCTGGATAACACCGCAGAGCTCACCTGGCCGCGACTGCACGCGCTCTGGAATCAACAACGGTGCGCCACGGCGCGCTGATAACAAGGACAGATTATGGCTCAACTCTCTCTACAACATATTCAGAAGATTTATGACAACCAGGTTCACGTCGTTAAAGACTTCAATCTGGAGATTGCCGATAAAGAGTTTATCGTTTTTGTCGGGCCGTCAGGCTGCGGGAAATCCACCACGCTGCGCATGATCGCAGGGCTTGAGGCCATCAGCGGTGGCGATCTGCTGATTGATGGCGTGCGGATGAACGACGTGCCCGCCAAAG
This sequence is a window from Cronobacter sakazakii. Protein-coding genes within it:
- the pgmB gene encoding beta-phosphoglucomutase encodes the protein MKPDAVIFDLDGVITDTAHLHFVAWRQVAADVGIAIDEQFNQQLKGISRMGSLERILARGGKADAFSEAEKASLASRKNALYVESLRMLTPQAVLPGIASLLAALRQEGIRIGLASVSLNAPAILQALGLAAQFDFCADAARLMHSKPDPEIFLSACAGLGVAAARCIGVEDAQAGVDAINACGMTSVGIGAELRGAQLRLDNTAELTWPRLHALWNQQRCATAR